The following proteins are co-located in the Toxotes jaculatrix isolate fToxJac2 chromosome 9, fToxJac2.pri, whole genome shotgun sequence genome:
- the rnf7 gene encoding RING-box protein 2 — MDDGDEPGLVLSHNTSSGSKSGGDKMFSLKKWNAVAMWSWDVECDTCAICRVQVMDACLRCQAENKQEDCVVVWGECNHSFHNCCMSLWVKQNNRCPLCQQDWVVQRIGK, encoded by the exons ATGGATGACGGTGACGAGCCGGGTCTAGTCCTCTCTCACAACACTTCTTCAGGCTCCAAGTCGGGCGGGGACAAGATGTTTTCCCTGAAGAAGTGGAATGCTGTAGCGATGTGGAGCTGGGACGTTGAATGTGACACCTGTGCCATCTGTCGGGTACAGGTGATGG ACGCTTGTCTCCGATGCCAGGcggaaaacaaacaggaggatTGTGTTG tcGTATGGGGAGAGTGCAACCACTCCTTCCATAACTGCTGCATGTCCCTTTGGGTGAAGCAGAACAACCGCTGTCCCCTCTGCCAACAGGACTGGGTGGTTCAGAGAATTGGCAAATAA
- the grk7b gene encoding rhodopsin kinase grk7-b — translation MADLVELDTLVVNTAYLRAQQIDLNELRKQRLSLTLPKPKKTSALREAVGKSYESLCEQQPIGRKLFQQFLLSSNKYVATAEFLEALSDWRFAEDETREKAKQSILAKFCRPESRSFLSYLTGEDAWRCKELSDKNFDEMVMDQIREATRDFLKGKPFAEYLKSPFFYRFLQWKEYEAQNISDKYFYEFRTLGKGGFGEVCAVQVKHTGQMYACKKLDKRRLKKKGGERLALLEKKILEKVNSPFIVNLAYAYANKTHLCLVMDLMNGGDLKFHIYELGERGIRMERVVYYTAQITAGILHLHSMDIVYRDMKPENVLLDGKGQCRLSDLGLAVELPKGKMICQRAGTTGYMAPEILRQEYYHASVDWWALGCSIYEMVAARLPFRDFRERVQKEEVTRRTLEDECKFEHKCFDAPTKDIISHFLKKKVVNRLGCRGADPRNHAFFKSINFHRLEAGLVEPPWVPKSNMVYAKDMDQFRDTSEVQDIEFDAKDEKFFKEFSTGAVPIQWQKEMIDSGVFDELNKLKLNGQACETVWKSRMCVIL, via the exons ATGGCTGACCTGGTGGAACTGGACACCCTGGTGGTCAACACTGCCTACCTGAGGGCTCAGCAGATAGATCTCAATGAGCTGAGAAAGCAGAGGCTCAGCCTGACGCTGCCCAAACCAAAGAAGACCTCTGCTCTCCGGGAGGCTGTAGGGAAGAGCTACGAGTCACTGTGTGAACAACAGCCTATTGGAAGGAAGTTATTCCAGCAGTTTCTCCTGTCCTCCAACAAGTATGTGGCCACTGCTGAGTTCCTGGAGGCACTGAGTGACTGGAGGTTTGCTGAGGATGAAACCAGAGAAAAGGCCAAACAGAGCATCCTCGCTAAGTTCTGTCGACCTGAGTCCAGAAGTTTTCTCTCCTACCTTACAGGAGAGGATGCTTGGCGATGCAAGGAATTATCAGACAAGAACTTTGATGAGATGGTGATGGACCAGATAAGAGAAGCCACACGGGACTTCCTGAAGGGAAAACCTTTCGCTGAGTACCTGAAAAGTCCCTTCTTTTATAGGTTCTTGCAGTGGAAGGAGTATGAGGCGCAGAACATCAGTGACAAATACTTTTATGAGTTTAGGACTTTGGGAAAAGGTGGCTTTGGTGAG GTGTGTGCGGTGCAGGTGAAACACACAGGTCAAATGTACGCCTGCAAGAAGCTGGACAAGCGGCGTCTGAAGAAGAAAGGTGGGGAGAGGCTGGCCCTTCTGGAGAAGAAGATCCTGGAAAAGGTCAACAGCCCCTTCATCGTAAACCTGGCTTACGCTTACGCCAACAAGACCCACCTGTGCCTGGTCATGGACCTCATGAATGGAGGAGACCTCAAGTTTCATATCTATGAGCTTGGGGAGCGGGGTATCCGTATGGAGCGTGTTGTTTACTACACGGCCCAGATAACCGCTGGGATCCTCCACTTGCACTCTATGGACATTGTGTACCGAGATATGAAGCCTGAGAACGTGCTGCTGGACGGTAAAGGACAGTGTCGGCTGTCAGACCTTGGATTGGCCGTGGAGCTGCCAAAGGGCAAAATGATCTGCCAGAGG GCCGGTACGACAGGCTACATGGCTCCTGAGATTCTGAGACAGGAGTATTACCACGCGTCTGTGGACTGGTGGGCTCTGGGCTGCAGCATCTATGAGATGGTGGCTGCCCGTCTGCCTTTCAGAGACTTCAGAGAAAGGGTGCAGAAAGAGGAGGTGACTCGCCGGACTCTGGAGGACGAGTGCAAGTTTGAACACAAATGCTTTGATGCTCCCACCAAAGATATCATCAGCCACTTTCTCAAGAAGAAGGTGGTGAATCGCCTTGGGTGTCG AGGTGCTGACCCACGAAACCACGCGTTTTTCAAGAGCATCAATTTCCATCGTCTGGAGGCGGGGTTAGTGGAGCCCCCCTGGGTGCCAAAGTCCAACATGGTCTACGCCAAGGACATGGACCAGTTCAGGGACACCTCTGAGGTCCAGGACATTGAGTTTGATGCCAAGGATGAGAAATTTTTCAAGGAGTTCAGCACAGGCGCGGTCCCCATACAGTGGCAGAAGGAGATGATTGACAGCGGAGTGTTCGACGAGCTCAACAAGCTCAAACTGAACGGACAAGCCTGTGAGACTGTGTGGAAATCCAGGATGTGCGTCATCCTGTGA